The proteins below come from a single Mya arenaria isolate MELC-2E11 chromosome 6, ASM2691426v1 genomic window:
- the LOC128238027 gene encoding kielin/chordin-like protein: MCPQNQRYYAPDSCCDSCKCLVDGQLFPKGEFKDPSDQCNTCECFDDGNYECKKRPCEEALCGVNRQEKEYCGCHVCDESCRNVKCPQIECPKGRKAYSPDSCCESCFCMAGGQMQPKGPFDDPADPCKTCECYADGDYACRQRACPVPQCGLNKQIKDACGCPVCDDSCRHVKCAKVDCPNGRAAYDPDSCCESCFCVVGGKLITEGPFVDTAYPCKTCECYPKGDYNCQQQACPIPRCGVKKQIKDKCGCPVCVDSCKYARCPTVVCPENQKYFEPDSCCETCQCLVDGKWIPEGPFGDRCDACVCKWGTVKCSPPACPIKPLQCVDPIINENCNWHCPNGLESLAKYTTQSGRVGGERDGEVYQYGGAGGSAGLFDLFWASKRRQNPLNLVSEESLGRQCHERYIEMDVRMMLEWDSYDTHETTCEDFLKNVGAIYSDR; encoded by the exons ATGTGCCCGCAGAACCAGAGGTACTATGCACCTGATTCGTGCTGTGATTCCTGCAAGTGTCTGGTGGATGGTCAACTGTTCCCGAAAG GTGAATTCAAAGACCCATCAGATCAGTGCAATACGTGTGAATGCTTCGATGACGGTAACTATGAATGTAAAAAGCGTCCATGCGAGGAAGCCCTGTGCGGtgtgaatagacaagaaaaagaATATTGTGGATGCCATGTTTGCGATGAATCGTGCAGAAATGTTAAGTGTCCGCAAATAGAATGCCCAAAAGGGCGGAAAGCGTACTCCCCAGATTCGTGCTGTGAGAGCTGCTTCTGTATGGCTGGAGGACAGATGCAGCCCAAAG GCCCTTTTGATGATCCTGCTGATCCGTGCAAAACATGTGAATGCTACGCAGACGGAGATTACGCCTGCAGACAGCGGGCATGCCCGGTACCTCAATGCGGTTTGAACAAGCAGATTAAGGATGCCTGTGGATGTCCGGTATGCGATGACTCGTGTAGACATGTGAAGTGTGCGAAGGTCGATTGCCCGAATGGGCGGGCGGCCTACGACCCGGATTCGTGTTGCGAGAGCTGCTTTTGTGTGGTCGGAGGAAAACTCATAACCGAAG GTCCTTTCGTTGACACTGCTTATCCGTGCAAAACGTGTGAATGCTACCCGAAGGGAGATTACAACTGCCAACAGCAGGCATGCCCAATACCTCGCTGTGGAGTGAAAAAACAGATAAAAGATAAATGCGGTTGTCCCGTTTGCGTTGACTCGTGCAAATATGCGCGGTGTCCAACTGTTGTTTGTCCTGAGAATCAGAAGTACTTTGAACCGGATTCGTGCTGTGAGACCTGTCAGTGTCTCGTCGATGGAAAATGGATACCGGAAG GCCCATTTGGAGATCGGTGTGACGCCTGCGTATGTAAATGGGGCACAGTCAAGTGTTCGCCTCCCGCCTGCCCAATCAAGCCGCTCCAATGTGTTGATCCCATCATTAATGAAAATTGCAACTGGCACTGCCCGAATG gaTTAGAGTCTCTCGCGAAATATACTACACAATCAGGGAGGGTGGGTGGGGAAAGGGACGGGGAGGTATACCAATACGGAGGTGCCGGCGGATCTGCTGGGCTCTTTGACCTCTTCTGGGCGTCAAAACGCAGACAAAATCCCCTCAAC CTGGTGTCGGAGGAATCTCTTGGCCGTCAGTGTCATGAGCGGTACATCGAAATGGACGTAAGGATGATGCTTGAGTGGGACTCATACGACACTCACGAGACCACGTGTGAGGATTTCCTCAAGAATGTGGGAGCAATCTACAGCGACCGATAG